In the Magnetospirillum sp. WYHS-4 genome, one interval contains:
- a CDS encoding YraN family protein, whose protein sequence is MTEARRQAFRYGRLAEGLCVWWLRLKGFSILARDFRCPVGEIDIVARRGRLVVFAEVKARADREAAAETLSPRQRRRIERAAELFLARHPALGGKDLRFDLLLVEPWRPPRHIADAWRPEA, encoded by the coding sequence GTGACGGAAGCCCGTCGGCAAGCCTTCCGCTACGGCCGGCTGGCCGAAGGCCTTTGCGTCTGGTGGCTGCGGCTCAAGGGGTTTTCCATCCTGGCCCGCGATTTCCGCTGCCCGGTGGGCGAGATCGACATCGTGGCCCGGCGCGGCCGGCTGGTGGTGTTCGCCGAGGTCAAGGCCCGCGCCGACCGGGAAGCGGCCGCCGAAACCCTGTCGCCCCGCCAGCGCCGCCGCATCGAGCGGGCCGCCGAACTGTTCCTGGCCCGCCATCCGGCCCTGGGCGGAAAGGACCTGCGCTTCGACTTGCTGCTGGTCGAACCCTGGCGCCCGCCCCGCCACATCGCCGATGCCTGGCGGCCGGAAGCCTGA
- the ruvX gene encoding Holliday junction resolvase RuvX, translating to MPVVDLKEMGGLLPPERRLMGLDVGSKTVGLALSDVRRMIASPLKTLMRTKFTRDAQDLAKLIAEFEVGGLVLGLPVGMDGLEGPRCQSVRQFAANLMETVDLPVAFFDERLSTAAVERILIGEADLSRKRRKEVVDRAAAAYILQGALDLMGR from the coding sequence ATGCCCGTGGTCGACCTCAAGGAAATGGGAGGCCTGCTGCCGCCGGAACGGCGGTTGATGGGCCTGGACGTGGGCAGCAAGACCGTCGGCCTGGCGCTTTCCGACGTCAGGCGGATGATCGCCAGCCCCCTGAAGACCCTGATGCGCACCAAGTTCACCCGCGACGCCCAGGACTTGGCGAAGCTGATCGCCGAATTCGAGGTGGGCGGCCTGGTGCTGGGCCTGCCCGTCGGCATGGACGGCCTGGAAGGCCCGCGCTGCCAATCGGTGCGCCAGTTCGCCGCCAACCTGATGGAAACGGTCGACCTGCCCGTCGCCTTCTTCGACGAACGCCTGTCGACGGCGGCGGTCGAACGCATCCTGATCGGCGAGGCCGACCTGTCGCGCAAGCGGCGCAAGGAAGTCGTCGACCGCGCCGCCGCCGCCTACATCCTGCAAGGGGCGCTGGATCTCATGGGGAGGTAG